Proteins from a single region of Methanoculleus taiwanensis:
- a CDS encoding Gfo/Idh/MocA family protein — MDVGVIGVGVMGRNHVRIYSELKRVDSLYVYDLNREAAEGLARKHGAEVSSSLAEMLGSVEAVSVCVPTAYHHAIAEQVMEQGVSLLIEKPICSTAAQSRELLAKIPDDLTVGVGHIERFNPIVEEIRKIMDTPLYVEFKRHNPASGRITDASVVEDLMIHDIDIMRNVLFDGEYTLTTGGTADVCSALFTFGKTPVYLSASRKSSKKIRSVYIEQEDMTIEGDFMTQEVYVYRKPERYSSENERYVQENIIEKVLVNKVEPLKVELATFLDCARQNKPFPITPDQAAANLAICEEIARAS; from the coding sequence TTGGATGTAGGTGTTATTGGTGTCGGTGTCATGGGGAGAAACCATGTCCGCATCTATTCCGAGTTAAAACGCGTCGATTCACTGTATGTGTACGATCTCAACCGGGAGGCGGCAGAAGGCCTTGCACGGAAGCACGGTGCCGAGGTCTCTTCGAGCCTCGCCGAGATGCTCGGGAGTGTGGAGGCGGTGAGTGTCTGTGTCCCGACGGCCTACCACCACGCTATCGCAGAGCAGGTGATGGAGCAGGGTGTCTCGCTGCTGATAGAAAAGCCGATCTGCTCGACGGCGGCGCAGAGCCGGGAACTCCTCGCGAAGATCCCGGACGATCTGACGGTCGGGGTCGGGCACATCGAGCGGTTCAACCCGATCGTCGAGGAGATCCGCAAGATCATGGACACGCCCCTCTACGTCGAGTTCAAGCGGCACAACCCGGCCTCAGGCCGGATCACGGACGCCTCGGTCGTCGAGGATCTGATGATCCACGACATCGACATCATGCGCAACGTCCTCTTCGATGGCGAGTATACTCTCACCACCGGCGGCACCGCGGACGTCTGCAGCGCCCTCTTCACCTTCGGGAAGACGCCGGTCTACCTCTCGGCGAGCCGAAAATCCTCAAAGAAGATCCGGTCGGTCTACATCGAGCAGGAGGATATGACGATCGAGGGCGATTTCATGACCCAGGAGGTCTACGTCTACCGGAAGCCCGAACGCTACTCCTCCGAGAACGAGCGCTACGTCCAGGAAAATATCATCGAGAAGGTGCTCGTCAACAAGGTCGAACCGCTGAAGGTCGAGCTTGCGACCTTCCTCGACTGCGCACGGCAGAACAAACCCTTCCCGATCACCCCCGATCAGGCGGCGGCGAACCTTGCGATCTGCGAGGAGAT